A single region of the Chloroflexota bacterium genome encodes:
- a CDS encoding TCR/Tet family MFS transporter: protein MAILFFTLVVIMLGFGMIIPIMPFYIDSFGASGRALGLLMATFAVTQFIFAPIWGSLSDRYGRKPILMIGVLGNAIAQLFFGLSTQLWMLFAARALSGILSSATLPTAMAYIGDSTSEEERGGGMGMMGAAMGIGMVLGPGIGGWLAGRTLSLPFFVAAGLSMVTLVFILLALPESLSRERRARREDGLQGPQLRALWRALFGPIGVLLFLAFLLSFGLTNFEGIFGLYALERYGYGPQRVGTILTIIGLVSAVVQGALTGPLTRRWGEVPVIRLSLLGSSIGFLLMLQATTFYWVLLTVGAFVTCNALLRPAVSSLISKRATSGQGAAMGLNNAFMSLGRIAGPVWAGFAFDVHISYPYLTGAAVMFLGFLISVTRLHAASAPAARPASVTHPEAMG, encoded by the coding sequence ATGGCTATCCTGTTCTTCACCCTGGTCGTCATCATGCTGGGGTTTGGCATGATCATCCCGATCATGCCGTTTTACATCGACAGCTTCGGCGCCAGCGGCCGCGCGTTAGGGCTGCTGATGGCGACCTTCGCCGTCACACAGTTCATCTTCGCTCCCATCTGGGGGAGCCTGTCCGACCGCTATGGTCGGAAGCCGATCCTGATGATCGGCGTGCTGGGTAATGCCATCGCCCAGCTCTTCTTCGGCCTATCCACGCAGTTGTGGATGCTCTTCGCCGCCCGGGCGCTGTCGGGTATCCTCTCCTCCGCCACGCTGCCGACGGCCATGGCGTACATCGGGGACAGCACCTCGGAGGAGGAGCGGGGCGGCGGCATGGGGATGATGGGAGCGGCCATGGGGATCGGCATGGTCCTGGGGCCTGGAATTGGCGGCTGGCTGGCGGGCAGAACCCTCTCGCTGCCGTTCTTCGTAGCCGCCGGGCTCTCCATGGTCACGCTGGTGTTCATCCTGTTGGCGCTGCCGGAGTCGCTGAGCCGGGAGCGCCGAGCCCGGCGCGAGGACGGTTTGCAGGGGCCCCAGCTGCGGGCGCTGTGGCGGGCGCTCTTCGGCCCCATCGGCGTGTTGCTGTTTCTGGCCTTCCTGTTGAGCTTCGGGCTCACGAACTTTGAGGGGATCTTCGGGCTGTACGCGCTGGAGCGCTATGGGTACGGCCCCCAGCGTGTGGGCACGATCCTGACGATCATCGGCCTCGTCTCGGCGGTCGTGCAAGGGGCCCTGACGGGGCCGCTGACGAGGCGCTGGGGCGAGGTGCCCGTGATCCGGCTGTCGCTGCTGGGGAGCAGCATCGGGTTCCTGCTCATGCTCCAGGCGACCACGTTCTATTGGGTGCTGTTGACGGTGGGCGCTTTCGTCACCTGCAATGCGTTGCTTCGTCCGGCGGTGTCCTCGCTGATCTCCAAGCGCGCCACCAGCGGACAGGGCGCGGCCATGGGGCTGAACAACGCCTTCATGAGCCTGGGACGCATCGCCGGGCCGGTTTGGGCGGGGTTCGCCTTTGATGTGCACATCAGTTATCCCTATCTCACCGGCGCAGCCGTCATGTTCCTGGGGTTTCTCATCAGCGTCACGCGGTTGCACGCCGCCTCGGCGCCCGCCGCCCGGCCCGCGAGCGTAACGCACCCGGAGGCGATGGGATAG
- a CDS encoding class II D-tagatose-bisphosphate aldolase, non-catalytic subunit has product MDTLNDLVRRIIRLREDGRAQVTLLAVCPNSAAVLEAAVKVAASNHMPMLFAATLNQVDRDGGYTGWAPSQFVQQIRELAEKYRWDGPLYPCLDHGGPWLKDRHTLDRLSLDETMAEVKRSLTACLEAGYQLLHIDPTVDRTLPPGQPLAIEIVVERTLDLIEYAEAERRRLGLPPIAYEVGTEEVHGGLADLASFETFVRDLRAGLEARGLLHAWPCFIVGKVGTDLHTTDFDPEVAARLYDIVAPLGSLVKGHYTDWVSNPEAYPASGMGGANVGPEFTAAEYQALADLCAREADLCRARPEVRPSDFMAVLERAVLDSGRWKKWLTPEEQGWSFAELSPDRRAWLVQTGSRYVWAQPAVVQARSVLYENVGLVHPDPHQYVVDRIARVMEKYVVAFHLFDSLTLLGSVMQE; this is encoded by the coding sequence ATGGACACTCTGAACGATCTGGTTCGCAGGATCATCCGGCTGCGTGAGGATGGAAGGGCACAGGTCACGCTGCTGGCCGTGTGCCCCAACTCGGCGGCGGTGTTGGAGGCGGCGGTCAAGGTGGCGGCGTCCAACCACATGCCCATGCTCTTCGCCGCCACGCTGAATCAGGTGGATCGGGACGGCGGATATACCGGCTGGGCGCCGTCCCAGTTCGTGCAGCAGATCCGGGAGCTGGCGGAGAAGTATCGCTGGGATGGTCCCCTGTACCCCTGCCTGGATCACGGCGGCCCGTGGCTTAAGGATCGCCACACGCTGGATCGCCTCTCGTTGGACGAGACCATGGCCGAGGTGAAGCGGAGCCTCACCGCCTGTCTGGAGGCGGGGTATCAGCTGTTGCACATCGACCCCACCGTGGATCGCACGCTGCCGCCCGGGCAACCCCTCGCCATCGAGATCGTGGTCGAGCGCACGCTGGATCTCATCGAGTACGCGGAGGCGGAGCGGCGGCGGCTGGGATTGCCCCCCATCGCATACGAGGTGGGCACGGAGGAGGTGCACGGCGGCCTGGCGGATCTCGCCAGCTTTGAGACCTTCGTGCGGGATCTGCGCGCCGGCCTGGAGGCCCGCGGCCTGTTGCACGCCTGGCCCTGTTTCATCGTGGGCAAGGTGGGAACGGATCTGCACACCACGGATTTCGATCCAGAGGTGGCGGCCCGGCTGTACGACATCGTGGCGCCTCTGGGGTCGCTGGTCAAGGGGCACTACACCGACTGGGTATCCAATCCTGAGGCGTACCCGGCCAGCGGCATGGGCGGGGCCAACGTCGGCCCCGAGTTCACCGCGGCGGAATATCAGGCCCTGGCCGATCTGTGCGCCAGGGAGGCGGATCTCTGCCGAGCCCGTCCGGAGGTGCGGCCGTCCGATTTCATGGCCGTGCTGGAGCGGGCGGTGCTCGACTCCGGCCGCTGGAAGAAGTGGCTCACCCCCGAGGAGCAGGGGTGGTCGTTCGCCGAGCTCTCACCCGACCGGCGGGCCTGGCTGGTGCAGACCGGGAGCCGATACGTCTGGGCGCAGCCCGCCGTGGTGCAGGCCCGATCCGTGCTCTATGAGAACGTGGGGCTCGTCCATCCGGACCCGCATCAGTATGTGGTCGATCGGATCGCCCGGGTCATGGAGAAGTACGTCGTCGCCTTCCACTTGTTCGATAGCCTGACGCTTCTGGGTTCGGTCATGCAGGAATAG
- a CDS encoding alpha-glucosidase/alpha-galactosidase: protein MAKITFIGAGSTVFARNLLRDIFIFPELHDVTISLMDIDPDRLRTSEIVAHRVAEAANAHPTIEATTDRRQALDGADYVINMIQVGGYRPSTVIDFETPKKYGLRQTIGDTLGIGGIMRALRTIPVMLDMARDMEELCPDTLFINYTNPMAMLTWAMNQATNIKTVGLCHSVQGTAAHLARILGIPYEEITYVCAGINHMAFYLRFERKGEDLYPRLRQVIEEGRVPDDDRVRFEMFRRLGYFVTESSEHFAEYVPYFIRRDRPDLIERFNVPLDEYPRRCEAQIADWDEMKAALEDPDPEAIVRYERKKMEEWLKRIAEEDPERAEQLRKEWEQAQAEGKSRHSGEYGTLIIHSMETGQPRVIYGNVMNYGLIDNLPQGCCVEVPCLVDGAGVQPVRVGELPPHLAALMRTSINVQELTVKAALERRRDYVYYAAMLDPHTAAELTLDEIDALVDELIEAHGDYIPPFEDY, encoded by the coding sequence ATGGCCAAGATCACCTTCATCGGCGCGGGGAGCACCGTCTTCGCCCGGAACCTGTTGCGTGACATCTTCATCTTCCCGGAGCTGCATGATGTCACCATCTCCCTCATGGACATCGATCCCGATCGTCTGCGCACGTCGGAGATCGTGGCGCATCGGGTGGCCGAGGCGGCTAACGCCCATCCCACCATCGAGGCGACCACGGATCGCCGCCAGGCGCTGGACGGCGCCGATTACGTCATCAACATGATCCAGGTGGGCGGCTATCGGCCCAGCACCGTCATCGACTTCGAGACCCCCAAGAAGTACGGGCTGCGCCAGACCATCGGCGACACGCTGGGCATCGGCGGCATCATGCGCGCCCTGCGCACCATCCCGGTCATGTTGGACATGGCCCGTGACATGGAGGAGCTGTGTCCCGACACGCTCTTCATCAACTACACCAATCCCATGGCCATGCTCACCTGGGCCATGAACCAGGCCACCAACATCAAGACGGTGGGGTTGTGCCACAGCGTCCAGGGCACGGCCGCCCATCTGGCCCGCATCCTGGGCATTCCCTATGAGGAGATCACCTACGTCTGCGCGGGCATCAACCACATGGCGTTCTACCTGCGCTTCGAGCGCAAGGGCGAAGATCTGTACCCGCGGCTGCGCCAGGTGATCGAGGAGGGGCGGGTGCCGGATGACGATCGCGTGCGGTTCGAGATGTTCCGCCGGCTGGGCTACTTCGTCACCGAGTCCAGCGAGCACTTCGCCGAATACGTACCTTACTTCATCCGCCGCGATCGCCCCGACCTCATCGAGCGTTTCAACGTCCCGTTGGATGAGTACCCGCGGCGGTGCGAGGCCCAGATCGCCGATTGGGATGAGATGAAGGCGGCGCTGGAGGATCCCGATCCGGAGGCCATCGTGCGCTACGAGCGAAAGAAGATGGAGGAGTGGCTGAAGCGGATCGCCGAGGAGGACCCCGAGCGGGCGGAGCAGCTCCGCAAGGAGTGGGAGCAGGCCCAGGCGGAGGGCAAGTCACGCCACTCCGGCGAGTACGGCACGCTCATCATCCACTCCATGGAGACGGGCCAGCCGCGCGTGATCTACGGCAACGTGATGAACTACGGGCTGATCGACAACCTGCCGCAGGGATGCTGCGTGGAGGTGCCCTGCCTGGTGGACGGCGCGGGCGTGCAGCCCGTGCGCGTCGGCGAGCTGCCCCCGCACCTGGCGGCGCTGATGCGCACCAGCATCAACGTGCAGGAGCTGACCGTGAAGGCGGCGCTGGAGCGGCGACGGGACTACGTCTATTACGCGGCCATGCTCGATCCTCACACGGCGGCCGAGTTGACGCTGGACGAGATCGACGCCCTGGTGGACGAGCTCATTGAGGCCCACGGCGATTACATCCCGCCGTTCGAGGATTATTGA
- a CDS encoding formate dehydrogenase subunit gamma — protein MAKKHNETPDEIDITVWQWVTTGPPNMPTCAGCHPGGGPLEFDRDGQRYDQALVANPSLRDSLDGDYMGSHWDQSGVLEADCLLCHSPDYDWKGRIGQLKSWNLKWAATAAGRLGIVKGRIFDPETKQLTGETPTVVYNRRLFNEDGKVALDINYRPADTNCLQCHGPADMKKRGFSWNDPINPDVHNQQGIQCVDCHPGDISHNFAKGHTTIETVRDDLDKTMRSCEDCHTTGYLGASIPDHVNIPPSHLKAIACETCHIPQKHRAAGEYFDSTYGSLHWDIIGGAEKWGQPADWYPAYEEFDGQIHPVNPIFGIWWGNREADGTVYPLFARELAKAWAVYKDQVTDDNGDGFPEVNRREEIEAGLHALEQTLAGNARFTQIHPVFVKGDKLWEFDDSGALIGHPAPECKGEAFSISHNVAPAMEALGAGGCNDCHSRQGEFFNRTHIVDPFDEEGKQVIEPVRWTIGVSDFSYTLCSIHCPLVRPWIGGLLLLVFFATTLHFTRYGPHDFGGRPLTPRPDDYERIERYSWFERLVHLIVLMTFLFLAFTGLAFAYNGGRWLQLVFGNTLTPRVWHGWLGFVFGAGVIIMFILWWRDAVLIPSDREWLRKLGGYLGGHVPADRFNAGQKIYFWTVIIGGIVLLITGTLLFFRDSLPNDVVFLAVIIHDLAALFGVAGVLSHVYLGTAANPGTIQAIFAGWVTKGWARLHHPLWYEKITGRPAINGQATSEEPKANTKASEE, from the coding sequence TTGGCGAAAAAGCACAACGAAACCCCAGATGAGATCGACATCACCGTCTGGCAGTGGGTGACGACGGGCCCGCCCAACATGCCCACCTGCGCCGGATGCCATCCCGGCGGCGGCCCGCTGGAGTTCGACCGGGATGGGCAACGCTACGACCAGGCCCTGGTCGCCAATCCATCCCTGCGAGACTCGCTGGATGGGGACTACATGGGCAGCCACTGGGATCAGAGCGGCGTGTTGGAGGCGGACTGCCTGCTCTGTCACTCCCCTGACTACGACTGGAAGGGAAGGATCGGGCAGCTCAAAAGCTGGAACCTGAAATGGGCCGCCACAGCCGCCGGTCGCCTGGGGATCGTAAAGGGGCGCATCTTCGACCCCGAGACGAAGCAGCTGACCGGGGAGACCCCAACCGTCGTCTACAACAGGCGGCTCTTCAACGAGGACGGCAAGGTGGCGCTGGACATCAACTACCGGCCGGCGGACACCAACTGCCTGCAATGCCACGGCCCCGCGGACATGAAGAAGCGAGGGTTCAGCTGGAACGACCCCATCAATCCGGACGTGCACAACCAGCAGGGCATCCAGTGCGTGGACTGCCATCCGGGGGATATCTCGCACAACTTCGCCAAGGGCCACACGACCATCGAGACGGTGCGGGATGACCTGGACAAGACGATGCGCTCCTGCGAGGACTGCCACACCACGGGCTACCTGGGCGCATCCATCCCGGACCACGTGAACATCCCGCCATCGCACCTGAAGGCGATCGCCTGCGAGACCTGCCATATCCCCCAGAAGCACCGGGCCGCCGGTGAGTATTTCGACAGCACCTACGGCTCCCTGCATTGGGACATCATCGGGGGGGCGGAAAAGTGGGGACAGCCGGCCGACTGGTATCCGGCCTATGAGGAATTCGACGGCCAGATCCACCCGGTGAACCCCATCTTCGGCATCTGGTGGGGCAATCGGGAGGCGGATGGGACCGTCTATCCGCTCTTCGCCCGGGAGCTGGCCAAGGCGTGGGCCGTATACAAGGACCAGGTCACCGACGATAACGGGGACGGCTTCCCGGAGGTGAACCGGCGGGAGGAGATCGAAGCCGGGCTGCACGCGCTGGAACAGACGCTGGCCGGCAACGCCCGCTTCACCCAGATACACCCGGTGTTCGTCAAAGGGGACAAGCTGTGGGAGTTCGACGACAGCGGCGCCCTGATCGGGCATCCCGCGCCGGAGTGCAAGGGCGAGGCCTTCTCCATCAGCCACAACGTCGCGCCGGCGATGGAGGCGCTGGGGGCAGGCGGCTGCAACGACTGCCACAGCCGGCAGGGCGAGTTCTTCAACCGCACCCACATCGTGGATCCCTTCGACGAGGAGGGCAAACAGGTCATCGAGCCGGTGCGGTGGACCATCGGCGTCAGCGATTTCAGCTACACGCTCTGCTCGATCCACTGTCCCCTGGTGCGCCCCTGGATCGGCGGGCTGCTCCTCCTCGTCTTCTTCGCCACCACGCTCCACTTCACCCGCTATGGGCCGCACGACTTCGGCGGCCGGCCGCTCACTCCCAGGCCGGATGACTACGAACGGATCGAGCGTTACAGCTGGTTCGAGCGCCTGGTCCACCTGATCGTGCTGATGACCTTCCTGTTCCTGGCGTTCACCGGCCTGGCCTTCGCCTATAACGGCGGGCGGTGGCTACAGCTCGTCTTCGGGAACACGCTCACCCCGCGCGTGTGGCACGGCTGGCTGGGGTTCGTCTTCGGCGCCGGCGTCATCATCATGTTCATCCTGTGGTGGCGCGACGCGGTGCTGATCCCCAGCGACCGGGAGTGGCTTCGCAAGCTGGGCGGCTACCTGGGAGGACACGTGCCCGCCGACCGCTTCAACGCGGGCCAGAAGATCTACTTCTGGACGGTGATCATCGGCGGCATCGTCCTGCTCATCACCGGCACGCTCCTCTTCTTCCGGGACTCGCTTCCCAACGATGTGGTCTTCCTGGCCGTGATCATTCACGATCTGGCGGCGCTCTTCGGCGTGGCCGGAGTGCTATCTCACGTCTATCTGGGCACGGCGGCCAATCCCGGCACGATCCAGGCCATCTTCGCCGGCTGGGTCACCAAGGGATGGGCCAGGCTGCACCACCCGCTCTGGTACGAGAAGATCACGGGTCGTCCGGCCATCAACGGACAGGCGACGTCAGAGGAGCCGAAGGCCAACACAAAGGCATCAGAGGAGTGA
- a CDS encoding LysR family transcriptional regulator — translation MLNPDSLQVFAVAAETENFSLTAQRLHMSQPAVSQHIGALEKRFGVQLFERHGRRIKLSATGKTLLPLVQELLRAHKRVEEVALALSGEVVGHLVIGCSTTSGKYVLPWLLARYRERYPLVRGTIRVGLRSQVIDWLLSGEVDLGVTSERVQRTGLHYCRFFEDEIVLVVPSGHPWAQKGSISPFELYQERFIMREPTSGTHMALLEGLDQAGVDVDRLETVLVVGNSEAILLAVEEGIGLGFVPRVAAERCIALGRVDIVPLEGLSMKRWLYIAYNLNLPQTPARRAFCEFMQEVNPDVPCIISEHLRHDIVSRGVKRDAAEA, via the coding sequence GTGTTGAATCCGGATAGCTTACAGGTCTTCGCGGTGGCGGCGGAGACGGAGAACTTCTCGTTGACGGCGCAGCGCTTGCACATGAGCCAGCCGGCGGTGAGTCAGCATATCGGCGCCCTGGAGAAACGGTTCGGTGTACAGCTCTTCGAGCGGCACGGCCGCCGCATCAAGCTGAGCGCGACCGGAAAAACTCTTTTGCCCCTGGTTCAGGAGCTGTTGCGCGCCCACAAGCGGGTCGAGGAGGTGGCCCTGGCGCTCTCCGGAGAGGTGGTGGGCCATCTGGTCATCGGGTGCTCCACGACCTCGGGGAAGTACGTGCTCCCCTGGCTGCTGGCGCGATATCGTGAGCGGTATCCCCTGGTGCGGGGGACGATACGCGTGGGGCTGCGCTCCCAGGTGATCGACTGGCTGCTTTCCGGGGAGGTCGATTTGGGGGTGACCAGCGAGCGGGTGCAGCGCACCGGGTTGCACTATTGCCGCTTCTTCGAGGACGAGATCGTGCTGGTCGTGCCATCGGGGCATCCGTGGGCGCAGAAGGGGAGCATTTCCCCGTTCGAGCTGTATCAGGAGCGCTTCATCATGCGCGAGCCCACCTCGGGCACGCACATGGCGCTTTTGGAGGGGCTGGATCAGGCGGGCGTGGATGTGGACCGGCTGGAGACGGTGCTCGTGGTGGGGAATTCGGAGGCGATCCTGCTGGCCGTGGAGGAGGGGATCGGGTTGGGCTTTGTACCTCGCGTGGCGGCCGAACGCTGCATCGCCCTGGGGCGGGTGGATATCGTGCCGTTGGAGGGGCTTTCCATGAAGCGGTGGCTGTACATCGCCTACAACTTGAACCTGCCTCAGACCCCTGCCCGGAGGGCATTCTGTGAGTTCATGCAGGAGGTCAACCCGGATGTCCCCTGCATCATCTCCGAGCATCTACGTCACGACATCGTCTCCCGCGGCGTGAAGCGGGACGCGGCAGAGGCGTGA